The window TCGGTGACCTCACTGACCCGTCGAGCCTGACTAGGACGCTCAACGAGGCCCGACCGGACGAGGTTTACAACCTGGGTGCCATTTCGTTCGTCGCCTACTCGTGGGAGAACGCGGGGATAACCAGCGATGTGACAGGCAAGGGAGCGTTCAACCTGCTCGAGGCCACGCGGCTGTACGCGGGCGACAACCCCGCATCAGTTCGTTTTTATCAGGCCTCGAGCTCCGAGATGTTCGGGAAGGTGCAGGAGGTGCCGCAGCGCGAGTCAACCTTGTTGTGGCCGCGCTCGCCGTACGGCGTTGCAAAGGTATTCGCTCACTACATGACCATCAACTACCGCGAGTCATATGGCATGCATGCGTCGTCTGGAGTGCTCTTCAACCATGAGTCCCCGCGCAGAGGGCCCGAGTTTGTGACCCGTAAGATCACGCGTGCCGTCGCCCGTATATCGCTTGGGTTGCAGGAGACGGTTGCGCTGGGCAACCTCGATGCCAGCCGCGATTGGGGGTTCGCCGGCGACTACGTCGAAGCGATGTGGCTAATGCTCCAGCAGGATGTGGCCGACGACTATGTCATTGCTACCGGCGAGACGCACACTATCCGCGAGCTACTTGATGTCGCTTTTGCGCACGTCGGTATAACCGACTGGCAAAAGTATGTGACCCAGGACGAGCGATTCATGCGCCCCGCAGAAGTCGACCTCCTCATTGGTGATCCGGAGAAAGCGCGTTCGGCTCTGGGATGGACTCCGCGGGTGGACTTCAAGCAACTCGTAGAGATGATGGTCGACGCCGACCTCGATGAGCAGCGCTCGCTAGCGCGTTAAGTCGCTTGGTGCGTTGCTATCTAACTTAAGGGTTCTTGCTCAAGCGGCCGCTCGAACGCCTTGCGCCAGCTGAGTTTCTGCGACGCCTTAACGCAGCAGACCACAAAGGTGAGCCATCCGAACTCGATGAGGATGCTGCTTTCTGCCAATGATGCAACTAACAGTGCGGCGAGCACCACTGCGGGCCATGTGTAGACCACGCTGCGCTGTCGAGCAGCAAGCATCCAGGACCGCACGAACGCAAGCCCGAGCACCCCAACGAAAGCCACCAAGCCAACAATGCCGAGTTGAAACCAGACGTCGAGGTAGGCGTTCACGGCAGAAGTCGATGGTCGTGCGATGCTCGTTGGAAAAAGTGTGAACGGCGCCAGATGGGGATTCCACTGGCCAATCCAGCCCCATCCCTCGACAGGGTGAAGCTGAATCAGATCGGAGATCCTCTGCCATAGGTTGAGTCGATACTCGAGCTCACCCGTGCCGTTAAGCGCGCCAACGATGGGGCCGCGAAAGCTCCACGCGATTGCGGCGGCGGCGGCGGCCCCAGCCAAGATGGCGACCTGCCAGAACCTCCGCCGCACCGGTGCCAGCCGCCGCACACCATAAAGGATCGCGGTTGCAGAAACCGCGACAAGAGCTGTGCCCCACGCGATAGGCGATCCGGTGAGCGCGAGCGTGAGCGCAGCGCCCGCGATCGACGCGATAGCGGTGCCTCTGGTAACCGACTGTGTGCGCCATTCGACGACGAAACTGATGCCGCCGATCACAGCGAGAAGTCCGAGCTCGTTGCGGTTGCCGACAAGCCCGGATATTGGCCCCAACTCGCTGATATTGCCCGCAATAGACAGGAATGGGATGGGGGTGTCGATCAGGATGCCCGAGAACACTTCGATCACAAGCGACGCTGCGATGGTGAATCGTAAGACGTCGCCGTAGGCCCTAACGATTTGAATCGTGTCACGCACCAGCGCGACATAGAGCCCGAGAAAGGTGAAGCCAAGCATTGAGGCGAGCCCGCCCAGTGTCGCCCACTGATACTGACTCCAGAAGATTGAGATGCAGGCCCAGGCTAAGAAAACCATCAGAGAAATGGGCACGAGACCCGTGAACTCAATGGTGTTTCGGTGGGCCAGGAATGACAAGGCGCAGAACACGATGAGCGTTGCAAAGCAAGCGATCAGTCCTGGCAGTCCAATCGTGCGGTTGAGTGCGAAGGCGAAAACGCCGGTGGAAATCGCCGTGATAGTCAGCGCAGAACTGAGCCGAGCGGAGCCAAAAAAAGCGGTCAGGCCGCCATATAGCCTCGCGTGTGAGTTCATCGCAACCAAACTACCGTCACACCGGCGTTCACCGCGCCTCGCGCGCTAACCGCGCTTCGCGAAGCGCGTGGCCCCCGCCAACGAAGCAACGCTATCGGCCGAGACTGGCAGCGCCCGTGTGCTGACCGCGATGTAGGCCAGCAGCAGCCATCCGTATTCAACGAGGATGCGGCTCTCTGCAACCGACTGCACGAGCAGAGCGGTCAGCAGCAGCAGGGGCAGCATCGAGAGTGCCCGCGTATAGCGGTGGGGTGCTCCGACTCCGTCGAGCGCGATGAACCATGCGCGGGTGAAGGTCGAGACGATGAGCGCCGCGAACACAATGACGCCGATGATGCCGAGCTGGAGAGAGACGTCGAGCCACGCGTTGTGGGCGTGGAGTTGTTGTGTGCCGTTGCGGACGATTCGGATGGTGCTGTCGAACGGTTCGACCCACGGCACCCAGTAGCTGACCCAGCCCCAGCCGCCGACGGGTCGCTGGGCGGCGACATCGGCTACGGCCTGCCAAATGTCGAGCCGCCCCGTGAGATCACTGCTCTTGCCGAGCAGCGCGAGAATCGTGTCGCGAAAGGCGAGTCCCGCCGCGACAATGCCAGCCAGAACCGCGGCAGCGGCGACGTAGGCGATGGTGCGAGGGGCTCCGGGGGGGATGCGGTGCATCACAAGAACGAGTCCGGCCATGATCGCCACCGCGACGAGGGTGACAGCGATCGTGGCCGATGCGGTTAGCAGCAGAACCACGAAGGAGACACCCACGCCGATGAGGGCGTTGATGATGTGCCGCCGGCGAGTGAGAGCATCGGCGTCCTGCGGGATGACGGGGTCGGGTTCATCGGTTCGAACGACGCAGAGGATCGTGAAGACGATGACGCCCAGCATCGCAATGAATCCGAGCGTGCTCGAGTTGCCGACGATGCCCTGGATGGGCCCGCCCTCAAAGAGTAGCGCGCGCGACCACTGGTACATGACGGGGACCTCGCCGAGCTCCCAGTCGGTCCAGAACGCAAACACGGGCTGGCGCACAAAGGCCGCGACAACGAGCTCGAACAGCAGCGAAAGGCCGAGAATATAGGCGATCGCCCGGGAGAGAGCACGTAGCAGACCGCGCCAGTCGAGCAGGAGCGCCATGGCGACGGCGACCGCGGTTGACGCCCACTGCGCTAGAGAGCCGAGGGCCGTCCAACTGGGGTAGGCCGACCACGCGATGGATGCCGTCGCCAGCACGAGGAACGCCAATAGCGGGTAGGGCAGGGTGTGCGGGCGAAGGTCGTGCCTGCGCGAAATCACCAGAGCTACCGAGAGCCCCACGATGAAAGCGGCGAGGATGCCCCAGCCCAGCCAGCTGATCGTGTTGCGCCAGGCATCGCCCGCGAGCGCGGTAAAGAACACGAGGGTCGCGAAGGCTGACAAAAACGCACGACTGCGGAGCATAGCCACGAGTTTAGGGCCGAGCGGGGCGGTGCGCAGAGCAGTCGGCGCTATCAACCGCGTGCCTAGACGAACGCGGCGGTGCCCGTGATGGCTCGCCCCACAATCAGGGTGTTCATCTCCCTCGTTCCCTCATAGGAGTAGAGCGCCTCAGCATCCATAAAGAAGCGGATGACGTCGTATTCGGTGACGATGCCGTTGCCGCCGAAGATCTCGCGGCACCACGCGACCGTCTCGCGCATCCGGCTAGTGGCAAACGCCTTGGCCAGGGCGGAGTGCTCGTCCTTCTGCGTGCCGTCATCTTGCATGTCCGAAACGCGCATGCAGAGGGCGAGGGAGGCGGTGATGTTGCCGAGACTCTTCGCGAGCAGATCTTGCACGAGTTGGTGGCTGCCGATGGTCTTGCCGAACTGCACGCGCTCGCCGGCGTAGGCGACGGCGGCTTCGTAGGCTCCGATCGAGGTGCCGACGGCGCCCCACGCCACATCGGCGCGAGTAGCGCGCAGCACACGGGCCGTGTCACGGAAGGAGTTGGCGTTCTCAAGCTTGAGCGAGTGGGGGATGCGCACATCCTCGAGCACGATGTCGGCGTTCTGCACGATGCGCAGGCTCTGCTTGTTCTCAATCTTGGTGGCGCTGTATCCCGGCGTGGACGTCGGCACGATGAAGCCCTTGACCTGGTTGTCGTCGACATCCTTGGCCCAGATGATCGTGACATCGCTGAATGTTGCGTTGCCGATCCAGCGCTTCTCGCCGTTGATAACCCAGGTGCCGCCGTCGCGTCGCGCCGTCGTGCGAAGGCCCTGGGCGCTGTCGCTTCCGCTGAGGGGCTCCGTGAGGCCGAACGCTCCGACGACATTGCCAGCCGCCATCTTCGGCAGCCACTCCGCCCGCTGCTCCGCGCTTCCGCAGGCGGCAATCGCTCCCATCGCAAGACCGTTGTGCACGCCGAGGTAGGTGGCGACACTCGCGTCGACGCGAGCAAGCTCGACGGCGACCCAGCCGCGGAAGGCCGCAGAGTTCTCGAACGGACGCGTCTCTTCCCATGCCAATCCGGCCGCTCCGATGTCGGCGATGCCCTTGATGAGCTGACGGGGGAACTCGGCACGGTTCCAGTGGTCGTTCACGATGGGCTTGATGTCGGTGTCGAGCCAGGTGCGTAGGCGGGCGAGAAAGTCGCGTTCCTGCTCGGTGAGCGTGGTTTCAAACCCGTAGAAATCTGAGGCGAGAGGGGTGAAGGACATGGCAAACTCCTGGTGGTGGCGACACCGGCGGCATTCGGGGGGTGAGCCGCAGGCGCTCTCGAGCCTAAGAGGGTCGCCGCGGTGCCTCAAAGCGCTTGGTACTTTGGTCTAAGCGGTTGTCGGCGGCCTCGGAAAAAGCTTGTAGTCAGCCGCCAACCTATTCGAGCCACGAGAAGAGACATGAGGGTCCCGTTGCTGCTGCCCATTACCAATGAACCTCGGCCGTACGCCTGGGGGTCTCGCAGCGCGATCGCTCAGCTGCGGGGGGTGGCGCCCTCGGCTGAGCCCCAGGCCGAGCTGTGGCTCGGCACGCACCCGGGGTCGCCCGCCCGGCTTGTCGATGCTCCTGTCGAGGGGGTCGCAACGCTTGCCGATTGGGTTGAGCGAGAGCAGCCCTCGGGCAGCACCGGCCTGCCGTATCTGCTCAAGCTTCTGGCGGCGGATGCTCCGCTGTCGCTCCAGGCGCACCCCACAACCGAACAGGCGTCCGAGGGCTTCGAGCGCGAGAACGCCGCGGGGATCCCTCTCGACGCGCCGGAGCGCAATTATCGAGACCCCTTTGCTAAGCCTGAGGTGATTCTGGCGCTCAGCGACACCTTCGATGCGCTCTGCGGATTCCGCGATGCAGCGGACGCGGAGGCGGCCATTGCGGCTCTCGCAGGATCAGATCCCGTCATTGCGCAGTTCGCAGCCCGCGTCGGCCGGGAGCGGACGGCATCAATCGTGGAGTGGCTGATCACTCGAGGCCCCGGGGTCGACGACCTCGTCGAGCGAGTGACCCGCGCGGCCGAATCAGCTGACGGCATCGACGCCGATACCGTGCGCCTTCTCGCCGCTCACCACCCGGGGGATCCCGGCATCGTCACGGCGCTGCTGCTCAACCGTGTCACGCTCTCGCGCGGCGAGGCGCTCTTTTTGCCCGCGGGCAACATCCACGCCTATTTGCGCGGGTTCGGGGTCGAACTCATGACCGCATCCGACAATGTGTTGCGCGGCGGTCTTACTCTCAAACACGTCGACCCGCGGGAGCTGCTGTCAGTTCTGCGTTTCGACGCCGTTGAGGTCCCGCGCATCCAGCCGCGCGAGGCGACGCACGGTGTGCGGGTCTTTAGGCCAGAGGGCGTTGGCTTCGAGCTGAGCCAGGTGAGCCCCGCGTCGGAGACTGCGATCGTGCCTCAGTCGATCGTTCTCTGCACTGCGGGGCGCGCGACGGTGGTCTCCGATGATCAGTTGGTGGTGCTGGCGCCGGGTGAGGCGCTCTATGTCACGGCGGACGACTCAGGCGCGCGGGTCGAGACGGATGCTGCGGGCGAGGCTTTCATAGCGTCTCCGGCCTAGAACGCCAGCTTCTGCTGCGCACGGATGAGACACGCCCGACCCCAGTTCGGGAGCATGCGGTGAGCCAGAGGGTAGACACGCCGGGCGACACGCCGCTGTTTACGGGGTGAAGCCTCGATTGCCACCTGAACGTTTACGATTTGCGACTTGACTCTGGGGAACTACACGGGTGTAATTATCAAAGCGCGTTAGTAATTCGCGTAATGCACAAGGGCCGAGGGGAGAGTGACATGGCACCTGATTTGCAGCGACGAGGAGTCCCGGACGACTGGTTCGCAGACCCCGTCTCTCTCGGAGTTCCCGGTGTCCGGCGCCCCGTCAGCGATGACGACAATGCGCTCTCCTGGCAGGCCGACTCCCTCTGTGCTCAGACCGACCCCGAGGCATTCTTCCCCGAAAAGGGCGGATCAACGCGCGACGCCAAGAAGATCTGCGGCTCCTGCGAGGTTCGCAACGAGTGCCTCGAATACGCGCTTCAGAACGATGAGCGATTCGGCATCTGGGGCGGCCTCTCGGAGCGAGAGCGCCGCAAGCTGCGCAAGCGCGCCGTCTAGCAAAGGCTCCTGCGCCACGATCCTCGTCTCGCGCATCGGCATCCGACGGCTGCCGCGTGTCTACAACCGTGAGCGACAGCCCAGCGCATAGTGTCGATTCATATGCGCCAGAGAGTGACCGTCGTGCTCATCGCCCGCAATGGGGGCGAGTATCTCGAGCGAACGCTGTCGGCGCTCGCCTCTCAGACGCGCTCGGTCGATGCGCTTATCGCGGTGGACGCGGGGTCTCAGGATGCATCGGCGCAGATGCTGGCCGCAGCCGCCCCTACTGCAATCGTCACTGTGCCCCCTCGGGTTGCGCCCACCTTTGGCGGTGCAGCTCGCCACGTCATCGCAGGGCTTGACGCCGGAGACCCTGAATCCGAGTGGCTCTGGCTTCTCGCCCACGACAACGCACCAGAGCCCCATGCCCTGGCATCGCTGCTCGCTGCGGTCGAGGTAGCGCCGTCGGTTGCCGTCGCTGGCCCCAAGCTCATGAGCTTCGACCGACCCGACGTCATCGCGGAGTTCGGCCGCTCGATGACACGCCTCGGAGCATCCGTCGCCATGGTCGAGGGTGAACTCGACCAGGCCCAGCACGACGTCACGGAAGACGTGCTCGGCGTCGCGGCACACGGCATGCTCATCCGCCGCTCTGTGTGGGATGACCTGGGCGGGTTTGACCCGGGCCTGCCGACCATTGACGCAGGCCTCGACCTGAGTGTGCGCGCTCGTCTCGCGGGGCACCGCGTCATCGGCGTTCCCAATGCCCGCGTGCTTTCGGCCGGTGGCCCAGAACTCTTTGACCGACCAACAGCGAGCCCGTCGCGGCACGCCCGCATCGCTCGAGCCGCTCAGCTTCATCGGCGGCTCGTCTACGCGCCTGCCCTTGCCGTTCCGATTCACTGGGTTTCGCTCGTTCCCCTGGCGATCCTTCGAAGCCTGCTCCACTTGCTGGGAAAGCATCCGTCGTTTATTCCGGGAGAGTTCGCTGCTGCGTTCGCAGCGGCATTCGACGGAACAGTGTTCGGTGCGCGACGCAGGATCGCTCGTTCGCGAAAGCTCGGCTGGGGCGCGATCGCGCCGTTGCGAACCTCGACTGCCACGATGCGCGAGAGGCGGGCACAGCAACGCGAGGCGGAGGCCAGCGGCGGTTCTTTCGCTGAGCCGAAGATCGGGTACCTCGGCGGCGGGGGACTCTGGCTTGCGGCGTTCGCGGCAATCGTTGGCATTGTAGTTTTCGGTCCGCTCTTAGGGTCCAATAGCGTCGTGGGCGGAGGCCTTCTGCCGCTCAGCGCGACGTTCGCTGAGCTGTGGAGCACCGTCGGCTACGGGTGGCGCGAGATTGGCACGGGGTTCGTCGGGCCCGCCGACCCCTTCGCCGCGGTGCTCGCCGTTCTCGGTTCGCTCACGTTCTGGAACCCATCCCTCGCCGTCGTGGTGCTGTTCTTCGCCGCCCTTCCCCTGGCCACAGCCGGTGCCTGGTTCGCAGCCCGCGCGATCACGCGAACCCCGTGGATTCCTCTCGTCGCCGGCATTCTGTGGGCAGCATCCCCACCTCTGATCTCCGCCCTCATGTCGGGCAGGCTCGGTGCGGTAATCGCCCATCTCGCTTTGCCATGGCTCGTGCTGCTACTGCTCAAGGCACCTAAGAGCGTGGCGTCGGCTGCGGGGGCGAGTCTTCTCTTTGCCGTCGTCTGCGCATCCGCGCCCTCTCTCGCCCCTGCGCTGATCATCGGCTGGGTTGCCTGGATGATCGCCCGCCCCCGCGGGGTCGCCAGGCTCATTGCTATTCCTCTTCTTGCGGTGGCGATGTTCGCCCCGCTCGTGCTCGAGCAGATTCGCAGGGCGATCCCGCTTGCGCTCTTTGCCGACCCGGGAGCCCCCGTGGGGTCTGTTGGGGCGACAGGCTGGGATCTGGCCCTCATGAGCGCGACGCACGGGCTCAACGGCTGGGTGCCGGTGGCCGAGGCCCTCGGTCTTCCGGCGGGGTCTGCCTATTTCGTGGTCGCGATTCTGCTTGCTCCGCTCGGTCTTCTTGCCCTGCTGAGCCTCGCGGTACCGGGCTCGGGTCGTGTGATTCCGGCCCTTGCCCTTGCGTTTCTGGGCTTTGCCACAGCGGTTGCATCAGCACATCTGCTCGTAACGGCGTTCGGGTCTGTCGCGGTTCCTGTGTGGCCCGGCGCCGGGCTGAGTCTGTTCTGGATGGGTCTGGTCGGGGCGGCGATTGTCTCGCTGGAGGCGATCGGTGCTGCGGATCGGGAGGGCCGGGTGGCCGCCTTCGCCGCCGTGGTCGCGCCCATTACGGCGGTTGCGCTCTGCGTGCCCCTGATGGCCGGGCTACTCGCGGGCGAATCGCCGGTTGCCGCGTCGTCTGGTCGACTGGTTCCCGCCGTGGTTGATGCCGAGGCTCGCACAATGCCCGACGTGGGCACTCTCGTGCTCACCCCGACGGGCGACGGCGCGCTCGTTGCCGACCTTCAGCGGGGCAGTGGGGCAACGCTCGACGACCAATCAACCCTCGCGGCAACCGATCCAGCGATCGACGCGCGCGAGGAGGCTCTCGCCAGGTTGGCGGGCAACCTTGCCTCGCGCGGTAGCTACGACCCGGCCGATGACCTGTCAACTCTGTCGGTGCAGTTCGTGGTGCTCGCCGACTTCGAGCCCCTCGAGGCCGGTGACACGACCCGGGCAGAACGCAGCGCCGAGGCCGTGCGAACTCGCACGGTCGACTCGCTCGATGCCAATGCCCGGGTGATCCCGGTCGGCAGCACGAGCTTTGGCCTGCTGTGGAGAATCACGGATGCTCCCGTCGCAGAATCGATTGAGGGGCCGTCGAACGTTGGCACCCTTGAGGGGCGCGTCGTTCTCGCAGTGCAAGCGGCGATTCTGCTCCTCACCGTGCTGCTGGCGGTTCCGACGCATCGTCGCCGTCGCCACGTCCGCGAGACGATGAGCGACTCCAGAGCGACCACCTTCGACGAGGAGACCGATGACTGACCCTCGTGACGACCAGTTTCGCCCGGACGACCAGTTTCGCCCGCAGCGCGACGGCGATGATGAGATAGACCTGACTCATCCTTCTTCGCCGAGCATGCCCACGCCGGCCATTGACCCGTTCGCTGCGGGCAACGTCATCGACGAGGAGGCCGCTCCGGCCCCGCGACAGCCGCGCGGGGTCAAAGGCACTTTGCTCGTTTCTGCTCGTCTTCTGACGGCCGTGGCTGGGGCTGCCGTCGCGGCCGCCGTCATCGCTGCTGCCGCGCTTGTTCCGATTCCATCGGTCGTGTCAGAACCGCCGTCCGTTCGGGTTACTCCTGTCGCCGACGCGCAGTCTCGGGTGTGCCCCGGGCCGCTGCTGAGGCTGGGGGATGAGACGGGTGCTCAGGCGACGACGGCATCCGCTCTGGGAGAGCCGACGATTACGAGCGCGTCAAGCGGCGGCCGCATCTCCTCGGCGCCGGCGACCGCGCTCGACGGCGCGGATTCTGGTGCGCGCATCCTCTCTCTGCCTGCCGATTCCGACGGTGACCAGCCGCTTTTTGCGGGTAGCCAGTTCCAGTCGGTCGCTCGTGGCGACTTCGTAGGTTCAGCGGCCGCAGAGTGCGGCGAGGCCAAAGACGATGCATGGCTCGTCGGCGGGGCGACCACAACGGGCAGAACCACGCTCTTGGTGATCGTCAACCCTGGCGATGTCAGCGCGACCGTCGATGTTTCGGTGTTCTCCGAGACCGGATCCGTCACGGCCCCCGGTGCCACCGGAATCGCGATTCCTGCGGGAGGGGAGCGAGTGTTCTCGGTCGCTGGGCTTGCCCCCGGGCTCC is drawn from Salinibacterium hongtaonis and contains these coding sequences:
- the gmd gene encoding GDP-mannose 4,6-dehydratase, with product MKRALITGITGQDGLYLGELLISKGYEVYGLVRGQNNPKLDVVRRVLPEAKLIFGDLTDPSSLTRTLNEARPDEVYNLGAISFVAYSWENAGITSDVTGKGAFNLLEATRLYAGDNPASVRFYQASSSEMFGKVQEVPQRESTLLWPRSPYGVAKVFAHYMTINYRESYGMHASSGVLFNHESPRRGPEFVTRKITRAVARISLGLQETVALGNLDASRDWGFAGDYVEAMWLMLQQDVADDYVIATGETHTIRELLDVAFAHVGITDWQKYVTQDERFMRPAEVDLLIGDPEKARSALGWTPRVDFKQLVEMMVDADLDEQRSLAR
- a CDS encoding O-antigen ligase family protein, whose product is MNSHARLYGGLTAFFGSARLSSALTITAISTGVFAFALNRTIGLPGLIACFATLIVFCALSFLAHRNTIEFTGLVPISLMVFLAWACISIFWSQYQWATLGGLASMLGFTFLGLYVALVRDTIQIVRAYGDVLRFTIAASLVIEVFSGILIDTPIPFLSIAGNISELGPISGLVGNRNELGLLAVIGGISFVVEWRTQSVTRGTAIASIAGAALTLALTGSPIAWGTALVAVSATAILYGVRRLAPVRRRFWQVAILAGAAAAAAIAWSFRGPIVGALNGTGELEYRLNLWQRISDLIQLHPVEGWGWIGQWNPHLAPFTLFPTSIARPSTSAVNAYLDVWFQLGIVGLVAFVGVLGLAFVRSWMLAARQRSVVYTWPAVVLAALLVASLAESSILIEFGWLTFVVCCVKASQKLSWRKAFERPLEQEPLS
- a CDS encoding O-antigen ligase family protein, whose product is MLRSRAFLSAFATLVFFTALAGDAWRNTISWLGWGILAAFIVGLSVALVISRRHDLRPHTLPYPLLAFLVLATASIAWSAYPSWTALGSLAQWASTAVAVAMALLLDWRGLLRALSRAIAYILGLSLLFELVVAAFVRQPVFAFWTDWELGEVPVMYQWSRALLFEGGPIQGIVGNSSTLGFIAMLGVIVFTILCVVRTDEPDPVIPQDADALTRRRHIINALIGVGVSFVVLLLTASATIAVTLVAVAIMAGLVLVMHRIPPGAPRTIAYVAAAAVLAGIVAAGLAFRDTILALLGKSSDLTGRLDIWQAVADVAAQRPVGGWGWVSYWVPWVEPFDSTIRIVRNGTQQLHAHNAWLDVSLQLGIIGVIVFAALIVSTFTRAWFIALDGVGAPHRYTRALSMLPLLLLTALLVQSVAESRILVEYGWLLLAYIAVSTRALPVSADSVASLAGATRFAKRG
- a CDS encoding acyl-CoA dehydrogenase family protein, whose amino-acid sequence is MSFTPLASDFYGFETTLTEQERDFLARLRTWLDTDIKPIVNDHWNRAEFPRQLIKGIADIGAAGLAWEETRPFENSAAFRGWVAVELARVDASVATYLGVHNGLAMGAIAACGSAEQRAEWLPKMAAGNVVGAFGLTEPLSGSDSAQGLRTTARRDGGTWVINGEKRWIGNATFSDVTIIWAKDVDDNQVKGFIVPTSTPGYSATKIENKQSLRIVQNADIVLEDVRIPHSLKLENANSFRDTARVLRATRADVAWGAVGTSIGAYEAAVAYAGERVQFGKTIGSHQLVQDLLAKSLGNITASLALCMRVSDMQDDGTQKDEHSALAKAFATSRMRETVAWCREIFGGNGIVTEYDVIRFFMDAEALYSYEGTREMNTLIVGRAITGTAAFV
- the manA gene encoding mannose-6-phosphate isomerase, class I, whose translation is MRVPLLLPITNEPRPYAWGSRSAIAQLRGVAPSAEPQAELWLGTHPGSPARLVDAPVEGVATLADWVEREQPSGSTGLPYLLKLLAADAPLSLQAHPTTEQASEGFERENAAGIPLDAPERNYRDPFAKPEVILALSDTFDALCGFRDAADAEAAIAALAGSDPVIAQFAARVGRERTASIVEWLITRGPGVDDLVERVTRAAESADGIDADTVRLLAAHHPGDPGIVTALLLNRVTLSRGEALFLPAGNIHAYLRGFGVELMTASDNVLRGGLTLKHVDPRELLSVLRFDAVEVPRIQPREATHGVRVFRPEGVGFELSQVSPASETAIVPQSIVLCTAGRATVVSDDQLVVLAPGEALYVTADDSGARVETDAAGEAFIASPA
- a CDS encoding WhiB family transcriptional regulator, producing MAPDLQRRGVPDDWFADPVSLGVPGVRRPVSDDDNALSWQADSLCAQTDPEAFFPEKGGSTRDAKKICGSCEVRNECLEYALQNDERFGIWGGLSERERRKLRKRAV
- a CDS encoding glycosyltransferase family 2 protein, translated to MRQRVTVVLIARNGGEYLERTLSALASQTRSVDALIAVDAGSQDASAQMLAAAAPTAIVTVPPRVAPTFGGAARHVIAGLDAGDPESEWLWLLAHDNAPEPHALASLLAAVEVAPSVAVAGPKLMSFDRPDVIAEFGRSMTRLGASVAMVEGELDQAQHDVTEDVLGVAAHGMLIRRSVWDDLGGFDPGLPTIDAGLDLSVRARLAGHRVIGVPNARVLSAGGPELFDRPTASPSRHARIARAAQLHRRLVYAPALAVPIHWVSLVPLAILRSLLHLLGKHPSFIPGEFAAAFAAAFDGTVFGARRRIARSRKLGWGAIAPLRTSTATMRERRAQQREAEASGGSFAEPKIGYLGGGGLWLAAFAAIVGIVVFGPLLGSNSVVGGGLLPLSATFAELWSTVGYGWREIGTGFVGPADPFAAVLAVLGSLTFWNPSLAVVVLFFAALPLATAGAWFAARAITRTPWIPLVAGILWAASPPLISALMSGRLGAVIAHLALPWLVLLLLKAPKSVASAAGASLLFAVVCASAPSLAPALIIGWVAWMIARPRGVARLIAIPLLAVAMFAPLVLEQIRRAIPLALFADPGAPVGSVGATGWDLALMSATHGLNGWVPVAEALGLPAGSAYFVVAILLAPLGLLALLSLAVPGSGRVIPALALAFLGFATAVASAHLLVTAFGSVAVPVWPGAGLSLFWMGLVGAAIVSLEAIGAADREGRVAAFAAVVAPITAVALCVPLMAGLLAGESPVAASSGRLVPAVVDAEARTMPDVGTLVLTPTGDGALVADLQRGSGATLDDQSTLAATDPAIDAREEALARLAGNLASRGSYDPADDLSTLSVQFVVLADFEPLEAGDTTRAERSAEAVRTRTVDSLDANARVIPVGSTSFGLLWRITDAPVAESIEGPSNVGTLEGRVVLAVQAAILLLTVLLAVPTHRRRRHVRETMSDSRATTFDEETDD
- a CDS encoding DUF5719 family protein, with the translated sequence MTDPRDDQFRPDDQFRPQRDGDDEIDLTHPSSPSMPTPAIDPFAAGNVIDEEAAPAPRQPRGVKGTLLVSARLLTAVAGAAVAAAVIAAAALVPIPSVVSEPPSVRVTPVADAQSRVCPGPLLRLGDETGAQATTASALGEPTITSASSGGRISSAPATALDGADSGARILSLPADSDGDQPLFAGSQFQSVARGDFVGSAAAECGEAKDDAWLVGGATTTGRTTLLVIVNPGDVSATVDVSVFSETGSVTAPGATGIAIPAGGERVFSVAGLAPGLQSPVLRVQSTGARVVATLQQMTVRTLTPGGVDIVTPAAAPSTEVIIPALPMLDHDALEAAVLGEEFLDLNTVLRFFVPGAELAHATITMTRVTSDGRNGEPVDIDVTLDAGVVTELLIGEFEEGTYSARITADVPLVAGARVSTVGSTGATDFVWLPAVSAVADETLLAVAEGDNPVVYLVNPAESAAEFAMEDADSGTRTSVTIPAGGARSIPVDGGTTWQLTGFEQLHVSVGYSGDGTISGQTVNPRAAGSSPITVYP